Proteins from a single region of Bombus pascuorum chromosome 5, iyBomPasc1.1, whole genome shotgun sequence:
- the LOC132907135 gene encoding dentin sialophosphoprotein-like isoform X2, with translation MASREKKPLAPSKAKQKANNDSGLPSNEIKSRKGKTLSNLKQQQLARDIIEAVATGSQLPPKLEVTLPRKKVLRNLKRKQKLRVTKANLIKSKVTRKVTSRNLCRITSDIKKGVRAKRAKLSEENSTKTSDINTKTLENPINEAEGESIGTEGGNRSAKNNLRTKKTKFIPKSSELECEDIVDKDTDSVAGSSIKSSPKLNRKGRSLENLDSLPRGVKSTKFSGFKRNSIKEKDTFIKSEGDIKYTKGRKSTRDIDCTNIRVSKSLLDTKSSIDLTIDEVIASMLSDSEIDNQQGITEKIEGKVTRRKKMLVEENIVPDIEIKKEPDGEDIKITSDGENLETESVQSVIQLRKRSNASISQRSLRNGKLRQADSVISTDLELKKRRRLNSDEPVSSEVSTDNIADSNIDTESCFSESSGNDSQTVMVSTKDELCLKQETLKNFEDNSQIVSEIENNNNSDRVDRTTEIGPTLRSKTKAKSTEIEIKNDNIKGEYTRIIPKNAEVQEELKKTSNLDQVRKDNILAKLSDKSKGRRSSLNIDMKKTVNSFYGTDKSDGNPKSQIDQMIENIKLTIAKSIESKIFGQDKALVLNKNFEVPKIEEIIAPLSAESQKLGLEDNTDEDKSTISKNEIKSDNSENSVAELKPKVADTAKEIEKLVMGDIELAETHSQNVQESDSSDNDASCNPHNASEASSVQIIENNDSTCKAMNQQEELNDIPNSAEESKKDVEQVIDDQIKVLDDGKRSGLSKKSPRITDKSHLENNETVKKLGRVLNRIAQKSENCEESLENSSKPVSEETASNDEQPMNESTNKAASLESSIVCSAIVSKQVQEEVTEEEAKTDQTIEDEAKISANVTVESDDVETLESISKEVERLVAENQSSNQLQTSMNEMQYRQESVSKTITDISLPSELGITNIEKQETSLSKVDESENSDAQNKLEIMENTKEIEKSEESVSEATQVAKKDKNNCRVPPTSDSTTNFKCTASPVSSDACNPIEDINKDIDENEKDEKCKSSNDTDNNNAGNNNTEKKVISLKYNSENNDTTIVKEEIEIPDNTVEEQKSAGDDNKKRVLRARDKTKKLEKGQTSCNKERIEGASKIKMEEENSQILQSSHNEEDTQNLEEKANEMITDDVDDSRNSTETDTIELERQARTRRSREVKKRKEDQLNASKNKRPRREIRRYDQQNKEETLLDNEVAKINENNRSFLNKYEDGTECATNFRGFSEGVRGSLEKCQDSTDSIRSKSENDIIITKEPIKKTCENRLSRNLSVNHVTKQSGNIDILNADCKPVKTPETSQKDSDETSTSGESSSSINITPKILETPEDKAKKESILRLLGLESLEKAAERLSHQKAKKEQYTGTLKTVIRVQKEKEKDKRRSRSPLKMVLKQGRGDGEGDSPENFYTIQKEFGTSGWGDSSSGANRKFSTNHRHSCDEDNEDTAPKDRQSLVIPEKSSSFSIHPGRLCADVCCYCFGKFGSLDTPMHLAQMKSDERRKKILIIERHLTKDSCLCDACYRHVDRKANTSPTNMQTKPQKQHRQLMVSKCSARECRDASRHHVKRRWLLKIKAGLQKQVDIDWESSQHTSMSFCASHYSKIERFLTCALCKRRLARNHTHQLANAEIEELNQLLGQQGIPVILAAGTFVCKLCRYFTQLQLKYKDVENMNANHKSFFKSYRKRILHYHDIEVLENEDEDSSHNQTKDKEKDKDKRKKTKCSTQSKTGTSKSPDGTTNSASEKSTPEPTKNEEASSEMDNENRTAKANDENVGMDVQFLGIESTVEKLKKRKLLDMHPYTTSDAMISCDNPNEVVEILAMDKEVTLTRLPKRPRTNNDITPVVQRLGANPSISVRTLFPGEEEMNLHANIEFTNVREITPQGWEKCATMIQYDRDTKILWQELQRPYGNQSSFLRHLILLEKYYRSGDLVLAPNASRNAINYSTSVQNRLISYEGPEKMDEPIMEPIASEYHNSRRLSGGYVLERDKHSLPSTSTPKQPSSTSTTQSIKSSPTRVLKLNPGVSIIKKPPPNLQRLNLPSTSVNPANGNVKRKDGQKLPTSSGGKVFHLSEPEFKRLQNLKKQKQQMLTEKQSTSSNGGTGNLSSSANMKSATQYQKAQIAAHTQFQKHLRMQQEMLSRQSRSDFEPLICDVRALANENSPTQNLLHNLNLPKSIQVTTKTSNQIPILPKIPKSLTVIPQTVTRPTEK, from the exons ATGGCATCCAGGGAAAAGAAACCCTTAGCGCCTTCCAAAGCAAAACAGAAGGCGAATAATGATTCTGGCCTGCcatcgaatgaaattaaaagtagaaaaggCAAGACTTTGTCGAATCTAAAACAACAGCAACTTGCACGTGACATAATAGAGGCTGTGGCGACTGGTAGTCAACTTCCTCCAAAATTAGAGGTAACCCTCCCACGTAAAAAGGTTCTCAGAAATCTTAAACGTAAACAAAAGCTAAGAGTAACAAAGGCCAATTTAATTAAGTCAAAAGTTACAAGGAAGGTGACCAGTAGAAATTTATGCAGAATAACTTCTGATATTAAGAAGGGTGTGAGGGCTAAAAGAGCCAAATTATCGGAAGAAAACAGTACTAAGACATCTGACATCAACACAAAAACTTTAGAGAACCCGATAAACGAAGCAGAGGGTGAAAGTATAGGTACAGAAGGAGGTAATAGAAGTGCCAAGAACAATCTCAGGACTAAAAAGACCAAGTTTATACCAAAAAGTAGCGAATTGGAGTGTGAGGACATTGTGGACAAAGATACAGATTCAGTTGCTGGATCCAGTATCAAGAGCAGTCCAAAACTTAATAGGAAAGGTAGAAGCTTGGAAAATCTAGATTCTTTACCTAGAGGTGTTAAATCAACCAAATTTTCGGGATTTAAAAGGAACAGTATCAAAGAGAAAGACACTTTCATAAAGTCAGAAggtgatattaaatatacaaaaggaagaaagagtaCCAGGGATATAGATTGCACCAATATAAGAGTTTCGAAGTCACTTCTGGACACCAAGAGTTCTATAGATCTTACCATAGACGAAGTGATAGCTTCAATGTTGAGTGATTCAGAAATAGATAATCAGCAAGGAATAACAGAGAAAATAGAAGGGAAAGTAACAAGGAGGAAAAAGATGTTGGTAGAAGAGAATATAGTCCCAGATAttgagataaaaaaagaaccaGACGGTGAAGACATTAAAATTACTTCTGATGGAGAGAATCTGGAAACAGAATCTGTTCAAAGTGTAATTCAATTGAGGAAAAGGTCGAACGCATCGATTAGTCAAAGAAGTTTACGGAATGGCAAGTTACGACAGGCGGATTCTGTTATCTCTACCGATTTGGAGCTTAAAAAACGTCGAAGATTGAATTCGGACGAACCTGTTAGTTCGGAAGTTTCCACGGATAATATCGCAGATAGTAATATCGATACCGAATCTTGTTTTTCTGAATCTAGCGGTAATGATTCTCAGACGGTTATGGTATCAACTAAAGATGAACTTTGCTTAAAACAAGAAACACTAAAAAATTTCGAAGACAATTCGCAAATTGTatcagaaatagaaaataataacaatagtGATAGAGTAGATAGGACAACCGAGATTGGACCTACTCTTCGTTCGAAAACTAAAGCCAAAAGTACCgagatcgaaataaaaaatgacaatATCAAAGGAGAATATACACGAATAATACCGAAAAACGCAGAAGTGCAAGAAGAGTTGAAGAAAACGAGTAATTTAGATCAAGTTAggaaagataatattttagcGAAACTTTCTGACAAATCTAAGGGTCGAAGAAGTAGTTTAAACATAGATATGAAGAAGACGGTCAATTCGTTTTATGGTACAGATAAGTCAGACGGTAATCCGAAGTCTCAGATAGATCAAATGATAGAAAATATCAAGCTTACGATCGCCAAATCTATCGAGAGTAAAATCTTTGGGCAGGATAAGGCACTcgtattgaataaaaattttgaagtaCCAAAAATTGAGGAGATAATTGCACCGCTGAGTGCGGAGTCGCAGAAATTAGGATTGGAGGATAATACAGACGAGGATAAGTCTACTATTTCCAAGAATGAGATTAAATCGGACAATTCAGAAAATTCAGTGGCTGAACTGAAGCCAAAAGTGGCCGATACTGccaaagaaattgaaaaactaGTCATGGGTGATATTGAACTAGCTGAAACACATTCTCAGAACGTACAAGAGAGCGATTCTTCTGACAATGATGCAAGCTGCAACCCTCATAATGCTTCTGAAGCAAGTTCTGTACAGATTATAGAGAACAATGATAGCACCTGCAAAGCTATGAACCAACAGGAGGAATTGAATGATATTCCTAATTCGGCAGAGGAGTCTAAAAAGGACGTGGAACAAGTTATAGATGATCAGATAAAGGTTTTGGATGATGGTAAAAGATCAGGTCTTAGCAAAAAATCTCCGAGAATAACGGATAAAAGTCATCTTGAGAACAACGAAACTGTTAAAAAATTAGGTAGAGTATTAAATAGAATAGCCCAAAAGTCTGAAAACTGTGAAGAGTCTTTGGAGAACTCCAGTAAACCTGTTTCTGAGGAAACTGCTTCGAATGACGAGCAACCTATGAATGAATCGACAAACAAAGCGGCTAGTTTAGAATCTTCAATTGTTTGCTCGGCAATCGTGTCGAAGCAGGTACAAGAAGAAGTtacagaagaagaagcaaaaacAGATCAAACAATCGAAGACGAGGCTAAGATTTCTGCAAATGTTACTGTGGAATCTGATGATGTAGAGACTTTAGAAAGTATCTCTAAGGAAGTAGAAAGATTGGTAGCAGAGAATCAATCTAGCAATCAACTGCAAACGAGTATGAACGAAATGCAATACAGGCAAGAATCAGTAAGCAAAACTATAACAGACATTTCATTACCTAGTGAGTTAGGTATcacaaatattgaaaaacagGAAACAAGTCTTTCCAAAGTGGATGAATCAGAAAATAGCGATGCACAAAATAAACTTGAGATAATGGAGAATaccaaagaaattgaaaaatctgaAGAAAGCGTGTCAGAAGCAACACAAGTTGCAAAGAAAGACAAGAATAATTGCAGGGTACCACCTACTTCCGATTCCACAACGAACTTTAAATGCACCGCGAGTCCTGTTTCTAGCGATGCGTGTAATCCTATCGAAGATATAAACAAAGATATAGATGAGAATGAAAAAGACGAGAAATGTAAATCGAGTAATGATACAGATAACAATAACGctggtaataataatactgagaaaaaagtaatttcgTTAAAGTATAATTCAGAGAATAATGATACAACTATAGTaaaggaagaaatagaaataccAGACAATACCGTGGAAGAGCAAAAATCTGCTGGCgatgataataagaaacgagtATTAAGAGCTCGCGATAAGACGAAAAAGCTCGAAAAGGGACAAACATCTTGTAACAAAGAACGCATCGAAGGtgcttcaaaaataaaaatggaagaagaaaattctcaaatatTGCAGAGTTCTCACAATGAGGAAGATACACAGAATTTGGAAGAAAAGGCTAATGAAATGATCACAGACGACGTAGATGATTCTCGGAACAGCACTGAAACAGACACTATCGAGTTAGAACGTCAAGCTCGCACTAGACGCAGTAGAGAGGTGAAGAAACGCAAAGAGGATCAATTAAATGcttcaaaaaataaacgacCAAGACGGGAAATCCGGAGATACGATCAACAGAATAAGGAGGAGACACTATTGGACAATGAGGTAGCAAAGATCAATGAGAACAACCGatcctttttaaataaatatgaggACGGAACAGAATGTGCAACGAATTTCCGTGGTTTCTCAGAAGGTGTTAGGGGAAGTTTGGAAAAATGTCAGGACAGTACAGATAGTATTAGAAGCAAATCAGAAAATGACATAATTATCACGAAAGAGCCTATTAAAAAAACATGCGAGAACAGATTATCTCGAAATTTATCTGTGAACCATGTGACCAAGCAGTCAGGGAATATAGACATTCTGAATGCCGATTGTAAGCCTGTAAAAACACCAGAAACATCACAGAAAGATTCTGATGAGACATCCACGTCTGGTGAATCTTCTAGCAGCATCAATATTACTCCAAAGATCTTGGAAACACCAGAAGACAAGGCGAAAAAAGAGTCGATTCTGAGACTTCTCGGGTTGGAATCTCTGGAAAAGGCTGCTGAGCGATTGAGCCATCAAAAGGCAAAAAAGGAACAGTACACAGGTACCCTGAAAACTGTAATCCGTGTtcagaaagaaaaggagaaagacaAGAGGCGATCAAGGTCACCATTGAAAATGGTATTGAAACAGGGTCGTGGAGATGGCGAAGGAGATTCACCTGAGAATTTCTACACTATTCAGAAGGAG TTTGGAACCAGTGGTTGGGGAGATAGCAGCTCTGGTGCGAACCGAAAGTTCTCTACTAACCACAGACACTCTTGCG ATGAAGATAACGAAGACACAGCGCCGAAGGATCGTCAGTCTCTTGTTATTCCAGAGAAGtcctcctctttctctatTCATCCTGGACGCTTGTGCGCGGACGTCTGTTGTTACTGCTTTGGAAAATTCGGTTCTTTGGACACACCGATGCATCTTGCTCAAATGAAGTCCGATGAGAGACGCAAAAAGATTTTGATCATAGAAAGACATCTGACTAAAGATTCCTGCTTATGTGATGCTTGCTACCGTCATGTAGACAGAAAG GCAAATACAAGTCCAACAAATATGCAAACGAAGCCACAGAAACAACACAGACAACTCATGGTGTCTAAGTGCTCAGCCCGCGAATGTAGAGATGCTTCGCGACATCATGTCAAACGTCGATGGTTGCTCAAGATAAAAGCTGGTCTGCAAAAACAG GTGGACATTGATTGGGAATCGAGTCAACACACGTCCATGTCGTTCTGCGCTAGCCATTACTCGAAGATCGAACGATTCTTGACTTGTGCGTTATGCAAACGTAGGTTGGCGAGAAATCACACTCATCAACTAGCTAATGCGGAGATTGAGGAATTAAATCAGTTGCTTGGACAACAAGGGATTCCTGTTATTCTGGCGGCCGGTACTTTCGTTTGCAAATTGTGTAGATATTTCACTCAGTTGCAGTTGAAGTATAAGGATGTAGAGAATATGAACGCGAATCATAAGTCGTTCTTCAAAAGTTATCGGAAAAG AATCCTACACTATCATGATATTGAGGTCTTGGAGAACGAAGACGAAGATTCTTCTCACAATCAGACTAAggacaaagaaaaagacaaggacaaaaggaagaaaaccAAGTGTAGCACTCAATCTAAGACCGGAACTTCCAAGTCTCCCGATGGTACGACGAATTCCGCCTCTGAAAAATCTACTCCAGAACCCACCAAAAACGAGGAAGCGAGTTCTGAGATGGACAATGAAAACCGTACCGCAAAGGCAAACGACGAAAACGTTGGGATGGACGTGCAGTTCCTCGGTATTGAAAGCACCGTGGAGAAACTGAAAAAACGCAAACTGCTTGATATGCATCCGTATACAACATCAGATGCAATGATATCTTGTGATAATCCCAACGAGGTTGTCGAGATCCTTGCAATGGACAAGGAGGTGACGCTAACCAGATTGCCAAAGAGGCCAAGGACGAATAATGACATCACACCGGTTGTACAGAGACTCGGTGCTAATCCTTCCATTAGTGTACGTACTCTTTTCCCTGGCGAGGAAGAGATGAACCTTCACGCCAATATAGAGTTTACGAATGTTCGAGAAATAACGCCTCAAGGTTGGGAAAAGTGTGCCACTATGATACAATATGACAGAGACACGAAAATCCTCTGGCAAGAGCTACAGAGACCATATGGGAATCAGAGCTCGTTTCTCAGACATTTGATACTTctggaaaaatattacagaTCCGGTGACTTGGTGCTAGCCCCGAATGCATCACGGAATGCCATTAATTACTCGACTTCTGTGCAGAATCGTTTAATATCGTACGAAGGTCCAGAGAAAATGGACGAGCCAATAATGGAACCGATTGCCTCAGAATATCACAATTCTCGTCGACTGAGTGGCGGTTACGTTCTCGAAAGGGATAAGCATTCTTTACCAAGCACAAGTACTCCTAAACAACCATCGTCCACCAGTACTACACAATCTATAAAAAGTAGTCCTACTCGGGTTCTGAAGTTAAACCCTGGAgtatcgataattaaaaaaccaCCTCCTAATCTGCAACGACTAAACCTTCCATCTACCAGCGTTAACCCCGCGAACGGTAACGTGAAACGAAAGGACGGTCAAAAACTGCCAACTTCTTCTGGTGGTAAGGTGTTTCATTTAAGTGAGCCCGAGTTCAAACGATTGCAAAATCTGAAGAAACAGAAGCAACAAATGCTCACGGAGAAACAGTCGACCAGTTCAAACGGCGGGACAGGTAATTTGAGTTCTTCGGCAAACATGAAGTCGGCGACGCAGTATCAAAAGGCGCAGATAGCTGCGCACACACAGTTTCAGAAGCACCTGAGAATGCAGCAGGAGATGCTGAGTCGGCAGAGCAGAAGTGATTTTGAGCCATTAATTTGCGACGTTCGCGCGTTGGCAAACGAGAATAGCCCGACGCAAAACTTACTGCACAACCTGAACCTGCCGAAGTCAATCCAGGTGACAACAAAGACGTCAAACCAGATTCCGATATTGCCAAAAATACCGAAGTCGCTGACGGTGATACCGCAAACGGTCACTAGACCAACCGAGAAATGA